A genomic window from Pseudocitrobacter corydidari includes:
- the bglF gene encoding PTS beta-glucoside transporter subunit IIABC produces the protein MKYEDLAQDILRHVGGRENVSSLVHCATRLRFKLKDDGKADADALKKNPDVIMVVESGGQFQVVVGNHVHDVWQAVCKVGGITDDAPGDKEKSDKKSGVLAAFIDMVSGIFTPFLGVLAACGIMKGFLALSVAFGWLSETGGTWRILFAASDSLFYFLPIVLGYTAGKKFGGNPFITMVIGGALVHPMMVEAFSLSGDNAALHFLGIPVVLINYTSSVIPVICAAWFACWLEKRCNALFPAAVKNFLTPLACLAITIPLTFLAIGPLASGLGELLATGFQAVYKFAPWLAGGILGGLWQVCVIFGLHWGLIPLMMNNMAVFGHDPMLAILLPAVFGQVGAALGVFLKTREQRLKALSGSATIAGIFGITEPAVYGVTLPYRRPFIFGCVGGAIGGAVVGFSLSQVYSFGLASIFTVAQIIPPTGIDFTVWGAMIGVAIAFIFSCVMTFFAGLPAVKIAEDAKPVSVSAVVDENTVLAPLSGVSLPLDEVPDATFASGLMGAGAAIIPSEGRVVAPFSGEVASLFATRHAIGLLSDSGIEILIHVGIDTVKLNGEHFTAHIKEGDKIAPGDLLITFDRDAILAKGFDLCTPVIMSNSDDYQGLEQKNETPYVNAGDPFLSVKR, from the coding sequence ATGAAATATGAAGATCTGGCTCAGGATATTCTCCGCCACGTAGGTGGGCGCGAGAACGTGAGCAGCCTGGTACATTGCGCCACCCGTCTACGCTTCAAGCTGAAGGATGATGGCAAAGCGGACGCCGACGCGTTGAAGAAGAATCCGGACGTCATCATGGTAGTGGAAAGCGGCGGACAGTTTCAGGTCGTCGTCGGCAATCACGTTCATGATGTCTGGCAGGCCGTGTGCAAGGTTGGCGGCATCACAGACGATGCGCCTGGCGATAAAGAAAAGTCGGATAAAAAGAGTGGCGTGCTGGCGGCGTTTATCGACATGGTTTCCGGTATTTTCACCCCGTTCCTGGGGGTGCTGGCTGCCTGCGGGATCATGAAAGGTTTCCTCGCGCTCAGCGTCGCCTTTGGCTGGCTTAGCGAAACCGGAGGAACCTGGCGCATTTTGTTTGCCGCCAGCGACAGCCTGTTTTATTTCCTGCCTATCGTACTGGGCTATACCGCCGGGAAAAAGTTTGGCGGAAATCCCTTTATTACGATGGTGATCGGCGGTGCGCTGGTACACCCGATGATGGTCGAGGCGTTTAGCCTGAGCGGCGATAACGCGGCGCTGCATTTTCTGGGCATTCCGGTGGTGCTTATCAATTACACGTCGTCGGTTATTCCGGTGATTTGTGCCGCGTGGTTTGCCTGCTGGCTGGAAAAACGCTGTAACGCGCTCTTCCCCGCGGCGGTTAAAAATTTCTTAACCCCGCTGGCGTGTCTGGCGATTACCATTCCGCTGACGTTCCTGGCGATTGGTCCTCTCGCGTCTGGGCTTGGCGAGCTGCTCGCCACCGGCTTCCAGGCGGTGTACAAGTTTGCGCCGTGGCTGGCGGGCGGCATCCTCGGCGGTCTGTGGCAGGTGTGCGTGATTTTTGGCCTGCACTGGGGGCTTATCCCGCTGATGATGAACAACATGGCGGTCTTCGGTCATGACCCGATGCTGGCGATTTTGCTGCCTGCGGTGTTTGGTCAGGTCGGTGCGGCGCTGGGCGTCTTCCTGAAAACACGCGAACAACGCCTGAAGGCGCTGTCCGGTTCGGCAACCATTGCCGGTATTTTCGGTATCACTGAACCTGCCGTTTACGGGGTAACACTCCCGTATCGTCGTCCCTTTATTTTTGGCTGCGTGGGCGGTGCCATCGGCGGCGCGGTTGTAGGCTTCAGCCTGAGCCAGGTTTACTCCTTCGGCCTGGCAAGCATCTTTACGGTGGCGCAGATCATTCCACCAACGGGAATCGACTTTACCGTCTGGGGCGCGATGATTGGCGTGGCCATCGCCTTTATCTTCAGCTGCGTGATGACATTTTTTGCGGGTCTTCCTGCGGTGAAAATCGCAGAGGATGCCAAACCGGTCAGCGTGAGCGCGGTTGTCGATGAAAACACCGTGCTGGCTCCGCTCAGCGGCGTAAGTCTGCCGCTTGATGAAGTGCCGGATGCCACATTCGCCAGCGGTTTGATGGGCGCAGGTGCTGCCATTATTCCATCGGAAGGGCGCGTCGTCGCACCTTTCAGCGGCGAAGTCGCCAGCCTTTTTGCCACTCGCCACGCGATTGGTTTACTCAGTGACTCGGGAATTGAAATTCTCATTCACGTTGGTATTGATACGGTAAAACTCAACGGTGAACACTTCACCGCACACATAAAAGAAGGGGACAAGATAGCGCCTGGCGATCTGCTTATTACCTTCGATCGTGATGCCATTCTGGCAAAAGGTTTTGACCTGTGTACGCCGGTCATTATGAGCAATAGCGATGACTATCAGGGGCTGGAGCAGAAGAACGAAACCCCTTATGTCAACGCGGGCGATCCTTTCCTCTCTGTGAAACGCTGA
- the surE gene encoding 5'/3'-nucleotidase SurE, with the protein MKITLIAAALISAISFTVSADPLKILIVNDDGCESPGSIQLQEKLAQKGFDVWMVAPATNQSGIGSAITFKTGKVFDVKKIADKRYCFPGTPADSVDFGLQGLLKDNPPDLVISGVNDGPNTGMAQVNSGTVSAAARAIRYGFPAIAASIGYIYTEDEMKNKWPSTHKYWPDAIDYVVEVVGKLNDKPVSNSALLPKGSGLSINYPPLPKTQIKGVHFVENEMFPTPQIGYDILPDGTAKQTINPASLNNVQNDTDSGWLNKGYITYTLIDGAWNAPQYQAQYEKALKK; encoded by the coding sequence ATGAAGATAACGTTAATTGCCGCCGCGCTGATCTCCGCGATAAGTTTTACGGTTTCTGCCGATCCGCTAAAAATTCTGATTGTGAATGATGATGGCTGTGAATCTCCCGGCAGCATTCAGCTGCAGGAAAAGCTTGCGCAAAAAGGTTTTGATGTCTGGATGGTTGCACCGGCGACCAATCAAAGTGGTATTGGCTCTGCGATAACGTTTAAAACCGGTAAGGTTTTTGACGTTAAAAAAATCGCTGATAAACGTTACTGCTTCCCGGGTACCCCAGCGGACTCCGTCGATTTTGGCCTGCAGGGGTTGTTGAAAGATAATCCCCCCGATTTGGTTATTTCTGGCGTTAATGATGGCCCGAACACCGGGATGGCGCAGGTGAATTCCGGTACCGTGAGCGCCGCCGCACGCGCTATTCGCTACGGTTTCCCGGCGATTGCCGCCAGCATTGGATACATCTACACCGAAGATGAAATGAAAAATAAATGGCCAAGTACGCATAAATACTGGCCTGATGCGATTGATTACGTCGTTGAGGTGGTGGGGAAACTTAACGACAAACCGGTATCCAACAGCGCTTTATTACCGAAAGGCTCCGGGTTAAGCATTAACTATCCGCCGTTGCCAAAAACACAAATTAAAGGCGTTCATTTTGTTGAAAACGAAATGTTCCCTACGCCGCAGATCGGCTATGACATTTTGCCTGACGGTACCGCAAAGCAGACGATTAACCCGGCCTCTTTAAACAATGTTCAGAATGACACCGATTCGGGCTGGTTAAATAAAGGCTATATCACCTATACGCTGATTGATGGCGCGTGGAATGCCCCGCAATATCAGGCGCAGTATGAAAAGGCGTTGAAAAAATAG
- a CDS encoding histidine phosphatase family protein — MKKWLLGVLMVVTATASPALMAQSNDKNSQDEAINIYFARHGKTLLNTLDRVQGWADSPLTPEGKEVARYLGEGLKEIKFDRFYSSDAGRQRETMAVILQQAGVTNYHLTELEGLREAFFGSFEGGYNKDMANAGAHELGMADAKALFSAMKSGTLPVKDNQNALAKADPQHLAENYEQVKTRTQAALNTIVETAKKEGDKNILAISSGTSMQIMISDLTDNPAKNLPLANAAVVKITYKDGKYSVPEIGTMKYVEAGKKALSNK, encoded by the coding sequence ATGAAAAAATGGTTACTTGGTGTGTTAATGGTGGTTACCGCTACTGCAAGCCCCGCACTCATGGCGCAGAGTAATGATAAAAACAGCCAGGATGAGGCGATCAATATCTATTTTGCCCGTCATGGAAAAACACTACTTAATACGTTAGATCGCGTTCAGGGATGGGCTGACTCACCGCTCACACCAGAAGGTAAAGAGGTTGCCCGTTATTTAGGCGAAGGATTGAAAGAGATTAAATTCGATCGTTTTTATTCCAGCGACGCCGGGCGTCAGCGCGAAACGATGGCGGTTATTCTTCAGCAGGCGGGTGTAACAAATTATCATCTCACCGAGCTGGAAGGTTTACGCGAAGCCTTTTTTGGTAGCTTTGAAGGTGGCTATAACAAAGATATGGCGAATGCCGGCGCGCATGAATTAGGGATGGCCGATGCTAAGGCCCTGTTTAGCGCAATGAAATCAGGCACGCTGCCGGTAAAAGATAACCAGAATGCGCTGGCGAAAGCAGACCCGCAGCATCTGGCTGAAAACTATGAACAGGTGAAAACCCGCACTCAGGCAGCCCTGAACACCATTGTTGAAACGGCGAAAAAAGAAGGCGACAAAAATATTCTGGCCATCTCGTCCGGCACATCAATGCAGATTATGATCTCCGACCTGACCGATAACCCGGCCAAAAATCTGCCGCTCGCCAACGCCGCCGTGGTCAAAATTACCTATAAAGATGGCAAATATAGCGTACCTGAAATTGGTACGATGAAGTACGTCGAGGCGGGTAAAAAGGCGCTCAGCAACAAATAA
- a CDS encoding OprD family outer membrane porin: MLKYITLTFLTCGLSSPVWASENAFLNDAFFTDSQLTLSAKNYWKYLKEENANPKHVHNAWGQGFAADYQSGYFADIIGFDVTYYSAIKLGASDYFNSRGVLYNNGTGNNKKNAEGYSKFGQRNIKLKYAIEDLQLNARWGWQMLKNYGVISTSTRLSPTTYSGISGGASYGHLTLRGAWVENSMDRNSPDKKQFQTNTGKDIGYLTSGEILWKSDGFDAQYAWGESKNYLQRHILFTQLRPTSDWTIGTQIYATHAQEEYRAMPANKRDFDNNAWHFAMDATWKGERWSSKTGIGYTDAQKANEVGFYPRHMSKNSRGTFISMAYAGDDYLRDGELMFANMTEYRLTPDLGVGLVGNIAQFNYRGNHVRSGEINAFTRWAPTDAYFKNFTFWAMFGPGWSYKASGKTPVLTNGHYTRTHTLSAEVIMEYRFRLF; encoded by the coding sequence ATGCTTAAGTACATTACTCTCACGTTTTTAACGTGCGGGCTTTCTTCGCCCGTTTGGGCAAGCGAGAACGCTTTCTTAAATGATGCATTTTTCACAGACTCACAGCTCACGCTCTCAGCAAAGAACTACTGGAAATACCTGAAAGAAGAAAATGCCAACCCCAAACATGTGCATAACGCTTGGGGGCAAGGCTTTGCAGCGGATTATCAATCTGGATATTTTGCCGATATCATTGGTTTTGACGTCACTTATTATAGCGCCATCAAACTAGGCGCCAGTGATTATTTTAACTCCCGTGGCGTACTGTATAACAACGGAACGGGAAACAATAAAAAAAATGCCGAGGGGTATTCTAAGTTCGGTCAACGAAACATTAAGCTGAAATATGCTATTGAGGATTTGCAGCTCAATGCCCGCTGGGGATGGCAGATGCTGAAAAACTATGGCGTCATTTCGACGTCAACGCGCCTCTCCCCGACGACCTACTCAGGCATTAGCGGAGGCGCGAGCTATGGCCACCTTACCCTGCGCGGCGCCTGGGTGGAAAATTCCATGGACCGAAACTCGCCGGATAAAAAACAGTTTCAGACCAACACCGGTAAAGATATTGGCTATCTGACAAGCGGCGAAATTCTCTGGAAAAGTGACGGGTTCGATGCACAGTATGCATGGGGCGAAAGCAAAAACTATTTACAGCGCCACATCCTGTTCACGCAGCTTCGTCCGACATCTGACTGGACAATCGGCACACAAATTTACGCCACGCATGCGCAGGAAGAGTATCGCGCGATGCCGGCAAATAAACGTGACTTCGATAATAACGCCTGGCACTTTGCGATGGATGCGACCTGGAAAGGCGAGCGCTGGAGCAGTAAAACGGGGATCGGCTATACCGACGCGCAGAAAGCCAATGAAGTAGGATTTTATCCGCGTCATATGAGTAAGAACTCGCGCGGTACGTTTATCTCAATGGCCTATGCGGGTGACGATTATCTGCGCGATGGTGAACTGATGTTTGCCAACATGACTGAATATCGTTTAACGCCCGATCTGGGCGTCGGCCTGGTTGGGAATATCGCGCAATTTAATTATAGAGGCAATCATGTGCGCAGCGGGGAGATCAACGCGTTTACCCGTTGGGCGCCTACCGATGCGTACTTCAAGAACTTTACGTTTTGGGCGATGTTCGGGCCTGGCTGGTCATATAAAGCGAGCGGTAAAACACCGGTGCTCACCAATGGCCATTATACCCGCACCCATACGCTGTCGGCAGAAGTCATTATGGAATATCGCTTCAGGTTATTCTGA
- the licT gene encoding BglG family transcription antiterminator LicT: protein MIIAKILNNNVVVILDAQQREQVVMGRGLAFQKRVGDTLDTSRIEKVFALQSDELTRRLGELLSQIPLEVITTCDRIIDLARSRLGKLQESLYITLTDHCHYAIERQKKGLAIKNALLWETQRLYPREFELGNEARAIIAQRLGVELPEDEAGFIALHLVTGQLNSEMPEVMHITQVMQEILQLVKYQLRLEYDTTTLSYQRFVTHLKFFAQRMLSRNVVPDDDETLHDAVKENYALSWKCAEKIALHIRNTYQRELTTEEIMFLTIHIERVRKDTLRHN from the coding sequence ATGATCATCGCAAAAATATTGAATAATAATGTCGTGGTTATTCTGGATGCGCAGCAACGCGAACAGGTCGTCATGGGGCGCGGTTTAGCCTTTCAGAAACGCGTAGGCGACACACTGGATACCTCACGTATCGAGAAGGTTTTTGCTTTACAGAGTGACGAATTGACCCGGCGCCTGGGCGAACTCCTGAGCCAAATTCCGTTAGAAGTGATTACGACCTGCGACCGTATTATTGACCTGGCACGTAGCCGGTTAGGAAAACTGCAGGAAAGCCTTTATATCACCCTGACCGATCACTGCCACTATGCCATCGAGCGACAAAAGAAAGGTTTAGCGATTAAGAATGCCCTGCTGTGGGAAACGCAACGACTTTATCCTCGCGAGTTTGAACTGGGTAATGAGGCCCGGGCGATAATCGCCCAGCGACTTGGCGTCGAGCTACCGGAAGATGAAGCGGGATTTATTGCCCTGCACCTGGTGACCGGGCAGCTGAACAGTGAAATGCCGGAAGTTATGCATATCACTCAGGTGATGCAGGAGATTCTACAGTTAGTGAAATATCAGCTACGGCTGGAATATGACACCACCACGTTAAGCTACCAACGGTTTGTTACCCACCTGAAGTTTTTTGCCCAACGCATGCTGTCGCGTAACGTAGTACCCGATGATGATGAAACCCTGCACGATGCCGTAAAAGAGAACTATGCCCTCTCCTGGAAGTGTGCGGAAAAAATAGCGCTGCATATCCGTAACACCTATCAGCGTGAGCTGACCACGGAAGAGATAATGTTTTTAACTATTCATATTGAACGGGTTCGCAAAGATACGCTTCGCCACAACTAA
- a CDS encoding fimbrial protein, with translation MKNNLKPALCSLLVMMASGHANAAEVAASVMPTGMLNISGKIIDKGCTLQVKDMVIQLAPTTSRSYTAVGDMGPKSDPINLELTGCPANTALSFSVAGTAGQTTSSYSMATETTNAKGFDIFLYGPGDDTLLAPNTKKTLTTDSSGNFNGQMTARVVSYMTSPSVGLLDTVFTYTLAYN, from the coding sequence ATGAAAAACAATTTGAAACCTGCCTTGTGTAGTTTGTTAGTAATGATGGCGTCAGGGCATGCGAATGCTGCTGAGGTTGCGGCATCGGTTATGCCAACGGGCATGCTGAATATCAGTGGTAAAATCATCGATAAAGGCTGCACTCTTCAAGTAAAAGATATGGTAATCCAGCTGGCACCTACTACCTCGAGGAGTTATACAGCGGTCGGTGATATGGGGCCAAAAAGTGATCCTATAAATCTTGAGCTGACGGGATGTCCTGCTAATACGGCGTTATCGTTTAGCGTCGCGGGTACCGCTGGTCAAACAACCTCATCTTACTCTATGGCAACAGAAACTACCAATGCGAAAGGTTTTGATATTTTCCTGTATGGACCTGGCGATGATACGCTTTTAGCGCCTAATACCAAGAAAACATTGACAACAGATAGTTCGGGGAATTTTAACGGACAAATGACTGCTCGTGTAGTTTCTTACATGACATCTCCGAGTGTTGGTCTGTTAGATACAGTGTTCACATATACTTTGGCTTACAACTAA
- a CDS encoding fimbrial protein: protein MKKYAFIIASFSLMSFSAISAEIPVASQTGTITVKGSVYTSACSVSGADSVNVVIPSTYAQDYTGIGDTSPLGKSSTMLINCSGNANMTGIYLTVEGDPDDSDPSLFKIASGTGKAAGVALKVQATPVVVGSTVASIPLAPNKESTTTVPNRTGVMPMFQWTFDAQAVAVADTVKSGDLDTTLTWTARYN from the coding sequence ATGAAAAAATATGCTTTTATAATTGCATCGTTCTCTTTAATGAGCTTTAGCGCCATTTCTGCGGAAATACCTGTCGCTAGTCAGACCGGAACAATCACTGTGAAAGGTTCAGTTTACACATCTGCTTGTTCCGTAAGTGGCGCTGATTCTGTTAACGTTGTCATTCCTAGTACCTATGCACAAGATTATACCGGGATAGGAGATACTTCTCCGTTAGGGAAAAGTTCAACGATGTTGATAAACTGTTCTGGAAACGCAAATATGACGGGCATTTATCTTACCGTTGAGGGCGATCCAGACGACAGCGATCCTTCACTATTTAAAATTGCCTCAGGCACCGGCAAAGCCGCAGGTGTTGCATTAAAAGTACAGGCGACGCCAGTAGTTGTTGGATCAACAGTAGCCAGCATTCCTTTAGCGCCGAATAAGGAATCGACCACTACAGTTCCAAATCGTACAGGTGTCATGCCAATGTTTCAGTGGACTTTTGATGCCCAGGCTGTCGCTGTTGCAGATACTGTTAAAAGCGGTGATTTAGATACCACTTTGACCTGGACCGCCCGCTATAACTAA
- a CDS encoding molecular chaperone, giving the protein MKKYIFSVLLASLIALPAYAGFSLGQTRVIYNESDRQSTVRLINSGKDDYYLVQSWINQTENEDSPRANNFIITPPVFKFLPESENTLLIKALNENFPSDRESLFFLNVKAIPATDSSVKNKITFATKSVIKLIYRPKSLNAQDAANAWKKLEITAQPGKVTLRNPTPYVINLGVLMVNGRSEKISYAPPFGEYTVTLKDNARVTSVEYNVISDFGGASELHKVKL; this is encoded by the coding sequence ATGAAAAAATACATTTTTTCTGTTTTGCTCGCGTCACTGATTGCACTGCCGGCTTATGCCGGCTTTTCTCTCGGTCAGACTCGGGTGATTTACAATGAATCCGATCGTCAATCGACGGTACGTCTTATTAACAGTGGTAAAGATGACTATTATCTTGTGCAGTCCTGGATTAATCAGACTGAAAATGAGGACAGTCCCCGCGCTAATAACTTCATCATTACGCCACCGGTGTTTAAATTTCTGCCGGAATCCGAAAACACGCTGCTGATTAAAGCATTAAACGAGAACTTTCCGTCCGACAGAGAAAGTCTTTTCTTTCTGAATGTGAAAGCAATTCCGGCGACTGATTCTTCGGTAAAAAACAAAATTACCTTTGCAACTAAAAGCGTCATCAAGCTTATTTATCGCCCTAAATCTCTGAATGCCCAGGACGCGGCCAACGCCTGGAAAAAATTGGAGATCACCGCGCAACCGGGGAAAGTCACCCTGCGAAATCCGACGCCCTATGTTATCAATCTCGGCGTACTGATGGTTAACGGGCGCTCAGAGAAAATCAGCTACGCCCCACCTTTTGGGGAATATACCGTAACACTTAAAGACAATGCGCGCGTCACGTCCGTGGAATATAACGTCATCAGCGATTTCGGCGGAGCCTCTGAATTACACAAAGTGAAACTCTGA
- a CDS encoding fimbria/pilus outer membrane usher protein — protein MKKKLLLNALLLCSPLKGWAALSFDLSALESNGSELTEYTKQQLSQVDQQLPGTYPVDVILNGQKIGTEAIRFVKCDAELCPVVSPKMITRWGISPAHFASDEVKDENTPLEMHFEHALSGASVKLSANATKLLLDIPQKYLLDDKENFLASVTEESLPALFLSYYYNGQRNVSPDADDNDQHFATLNNGINLGPWRVRQSANVVKSSGQDVRWQPTQTFVGRDILSLMSRLIMGQTTTAGRVFDSFGFKGVSLSSIDEMLPDSQRNYAPIIRGIALSQATVEIRQEGNLIYQKSIPAGSFELNDVVPNNSSGDLEVTVRESTGEVRKFIQPYAQTPKMVRKGQLRYELSSGSYDNGNSGGDNDIFVQAEGLYGVGNTVTVFSGAMASDSYQSGVAGLGLSLGDFGGISLEMDTSRNKKAKRIDAGSGYATRINYSKYFATTATTLQASYQQSIDRGYLNYADYQARFGVTRDTDNLPGDTRRQWQVSLNQDLADFGSFSFNYYSQQSWDNVYQSKTLNASYNVNWRGVSAGVSYSTSDITNRTRYKDNVLALNVVLPFSTLWGQPSQARINHSYITSRSGLSQNQTTVSGSLLRESNLNYSLSQTWAQDQTGQAARVQYDGGSGSVNAAYSRNNNGFSQYSLGSSGAVVFHPGGVTLGQSISPKEPFAIISAPGASNVSVTTKSGVKTDGRGYAIVPALTAYRQNSIGIDSTTADDFTTLTSTQTQATPGFGTAIAANFGTNIGRKAWLQVLYRHKPLSLGTELQGSNGATGIVDDKGYAWITGLSDDEVLSADAGGTQCRVHIHYERLVLTKDIYTGAVECE, from the coding sequence GTGAAAAAAAAATTACTGTTAAACGCATTGCTTCTTTGTTCTCCGTTAAAAGGCTGGGCCGCGCTGTCGTTTGATCTCTCTGCTCTGGAATCAAACGGCAGCGAATTAACGGAATATACCAAGCAACAGCTTTCACAGGTTGATCAGCAACTACCGGGGACTTACCCGGTAGACGTGATCCTCAATGGGCAGAAAATAGGAACCGAAGCGATTCGTTTTGTGAAATGCGACGCCGAACTCTGCCCTGTGGTTTCACCAAAGATGATTACCCGCTGGGGTATTTCGCCTGCGCATTTCGCCTCTGACGAGGTAAAAGATGAAAACACGCCGCTGGAGATGCATTTCGAGCACGCCCTCTCCGGTGCCAGCGTAAAGCTTTCCGCGAATGCCACTAAACTGCTGCTCGATATCCCGCAGAAATACCTGCTGGACGATAAAGAAAACTTCCTCGCATCGGTTACCGAAGAGAGCCTGCCCGCCCTCTTTTTATCTTACTACTATAACGGCCAGCGCAATGTTTCACCGGACGCCGACGATAACGATCAGCATTTCGCCACCCTGAATAACGGTATCAACCTCGGCCCCTGGCGAGTGCGGCAAAGCGCCAACGTGGTAAAGAGCAGCGGCCAGGACGTGCGCTGGCAGCCGACACAAACCTTCGTTGGCCGCGATATTCTCTCTTTAATGTCGCGCCTGATTATGGGGCAAACCACCACCGCCGGTCGCGTATTCGACAGCTTTGGCTTTAAAGGTGTCTCTTTATCTTCGATTGATGAGATGTTGCCCGACAGTCAACGTAACTACGCACCGATTATTCGTGGCATTGCGCTAAGCCAGGCGACCGTCGAAATTCGCCAGGAAGGGAACCTGATCTATCAGAAGAGTATCCCTGCCGGCAGCTTCGAACTGAATGACGTCGTGCCCAATAACAGCAGCGGCGATCTGGAAGTGACTGTTCGCGAAAGCACCGGCGAGGTCAGGAAATTTATCCAGCCTTACGCCCAGACGCCGAAAATGGTGCGCAAAGGACAACTGCGATATGAGCTGTCGTCAGGCAGCTACGACAATGGCAACAGCGGCGGAGATAACGATATTTTCGTGCAGGCCGAGGGGCTGTATGGTGTGGGAAATACCGTCACCGTATTCAGCGGCGCGATGGCAAGCGACAGCTACCAGTCCGGCGTGGCGGGCCTGGGGTTAAGCCTGGGCGATTTCGGCGGCATTTCGTTAGAGATGGATACGTCGCGGAACAAGAAAGCTAAACGCATTGATGCAGGATCGGGCTATGCCACCCGCATCAACTACAGCAAATATTTCGCCACCACCGCTACAACGCTCCAGGCCTCTTACCAGCAGAGTATTGACCGGGGATATCTGAACTACGCCGATTATCAGGCGCGCTTTGGCGTTACCCGTGACACCGACAATCTTCCCGGCGACACGCGGCGTCAGTGGCAGGTGAGCCTGAATCAGGATCTCGCAGACTTCGGTTCATTCTCCTTTAATTACTACTCTCAGCAGTCATGGGATAACGTCTATCAGAGTAAAACGCTCAATGCCAGCTATAACGTCAACTGGCGCGGCGTCAGCGCTGGCGTCAGCTATTCGACATCCGATATTACGAATCGTACGCGTTACAAAGACAACGTGCTGGCGCTGAATGTGGTACTGCCCTTCTCCACGCTGTGGGGCCAGCCGTCTCAGGCACGCATCAACCACAGTTACATCACCAGCCGCAGCGGGCTGTCGCAAAACCAGACGACGGTCAGCGGAAGCCTGCTGCGTGAGAGCAACCTTAACTACTCTCTGTCGCAAACCTGGGCGCAGGACCAAACCGGCCAGGCCGCACGCGTTCAGTATGATGGTGGTTCAGGCTCCGTAAATGCGGCTTACAGCCGCAATAACAATGGTTTCAGCCAATACAGCCTGGGGTCCAGCGGCGCAGTGGTGTTCCATCCTGGCGGCGTAACGCTGGGGCAGAGTATCTCGCCGAAAGAGCCGTTTGCGATTATCAGCGCGCCGGGTGCGAGCAACGTTTCGGTAACCACCAAATCGGGCGTGAAAACCGACGGCCGGGGCTATGCCATCGTGCCGGCGCTGACTGCCTATCGTCAGAACAGTATCGGTATCGACTCTACTACTGCCGATGATTTTACCACCCTGACATCGACGCAAACGCAGGCCACGCCGGGGTTCGGCACCGCAATTGCGGCGAACTTTGGTACCAACATTGGCCGTAAAGCCTGGTTACAGGTGCTTTATCGTCACAAACCGCTGTCACTGGGTACCGAGCTACAGGGAAGTAATGGCGCGACAGGGATTGTCGATGACAAAGGCTACGCCTGGATAACCGGCCTGAGTGACGACGAAGTGTTAAGCGCCGATGCAGGCGGTACGCAGTGTCGCGTGCACATTCACTATGAGCGTCTGGTGCTGACGAAAGATATCTATACCGGCGCGGTGGAGTGTGAGTAG